The proteins below come from a single Candidatus Fermentibacter sp. genomic window:
- a CDS encoding pseudouridine synthase, which translates to MAPTSSRTRAAGAGSGADSSEGMRLNRFLARAGVGSRRACDEIIRQGLVTVNGRRPESIGVQVAPGDRVEYSGRRIVLPVPAAYAWNKPVGVETSMADRSGRLKAVLARLNPGCVPVGRLDINTGGLLILTNDGDLTNRLTHPRWGIEREYILTLGDDMPSGVLQKLRGGIPIGPGPLCRPVAVTPLGARRLSIVLTTGRYHEVRRMASAAGLALAALERIRFGPVSIGDLPRGEHRNLSRREMQMLYSLVGMEPPSSS; encoded by the coding sequence ATGGCGCCGACCTCTTCTCGAACTAGGGCTGCCGGGGCAGGCAGCGGCGCGGATTCCTCCGAAGGCATGCGGCTCAACCGCTTCCTCGCGCGTGCGGGAGTGGGTTCCCGCAGGGCCTGCGACGAGATCATCAGGCAGGGCCTCGTGACGGTGAACGGCAGGCGCCCGGAGTCCATAGGGGTGCAGGTCGCGCCGGGGGACAGGGTCGAGTACTCCGGCAGGAGGATCGTCCTCCCCGTGCCGGCTGCATATGCCTGGAACAAGCCGGTCGGGGTCGAGACGAGCATGGCCGACAGGAGCGGCAGGCTGAAGGCGGTGCTGGCAAGGCTCAACCCCGGCTGCGTGCCGGTCGGCAGGCTCGACATCAACACGGGGGGCCTGCTGATCCTCACCAACGACGGAGACCTCACGAACCGTCTGACCCATCCCAGATGGGGGATCGAGAGGGAGTACATCCTCACCCTGGGCGACGACATGCCTTCGGGGGTGCTCCAGAAGCTGCGCGGCGGAATCCCGATAGGCCCCGGCCCTCTCTGCCGGCCGGTCGCGGTGACACCGCTCGGCGCCAGGCGTCTCTCGATCGTTCTCACCACCGGTAGATACCACGAGGTGAGGAGGATGGCTTCCGCCGCCGGGCTCGCACTCGCGGCGCTTGAGCGCATCCGGTTCGGGCCGGTTTCGATCGGAGACCTGCCCAGGGGCGAGCACCGGAATCTGTCACGCAGGGAGATGCAGATGCTCTACTCGCTGGTCGGGATGGAACCGCCCTCGTCTTCTTGA
- the purN gene encoding phosphoribosylglycinamide formyltransferase has protein sequence MNSAGRIAVLASGRGSNFEALCTSDLGGASVVLLASDNPSSGAMLKARRLGVESIPFDPGPGRSRVSPEAEKSLADLLVSKSVDLVCLAGFMRVLGGALLESFAGRILNIHPSLLPAFPGLHAQAQAVAHGVKVSGCTVHYVDSGTDTGPIVLQAAVPVLGSDTADSLADRILQEEHRILPEAVRLHLGGRIRIDGRIVKSRIPDGPA, from the coding sequence GTGAACTCTGCCGGAAGGATAGCCGTCCTCGCCTCTGGGCGGGGGAGCAATTTCGAAGCACTCTGCACATCCGACCTGGGAGGCGCATCGGTCGTGCTGCTGGCCTCCGACAATCCCTCGTCGGGCGCCATGCTGAAGGCCAGGAGGCTGGGCGTCGAATCGATCCCGTTCGATCCGGGGCCGGGGAGGTCGCGCGTATCTCCGGAGGCGGAGAAGTCGCTGGCCGACCTGCTGGTATCGAAGTCCGTCGACCTGGTCTGCCTTGCCGGATTCATGAGGGTCCTGGGCGGTGCCCTTCTCGAATCCTTCGCCGGGCGCATCCTCAACATCCATCCCTCGCTGCTGCCGGCCTTCCCCGGCCTGCACGCCCAGGCCCAGGCCGTCGCCCACGGGGTGAAGGTGAGCGGCTGTACCGTGCACTATGTAGATTCCGGCACCGACACCGGCCCGATCGTGCTCCAGGCCGCGGTGCCCGTACTGGGGAGCGACACGGCCGACTCGCTCGCCGATCGGATCCTGCAGGAGGAGCACAGGATCCTCCCGGAGGCCGTGAGACTCCATCTCGGCGGCAGGATCAGGATCGACGGCAGGATCGTGAAGAGCCGTATTCCCGACGGCCCGGCGTAG
- a CDS encoding L,D-transpeptidase: MKAPGNTTLVLGSCLAASLAALLAMSITLGSERRRSSDVLAEAREAIALMDTLVSADSSIGAFRDSVDYYRDLALSLRLRIAADSTAAVYPDYYLIIDTGQNRFHLRRGDLLVRSGYCGTGKGWTSNGTGESWDFSTPRGLRHVLGNGTNPYWFRPDWFWLEQNMQPPDPGQVVMLPQDLTYAEQIAFYNDSLDASERLYVRQVPGVLGSYKIDLGGGVLLHYGTGRGNNVSHGCIRLGSADLEALYRTLPVGAPVLIY, from the coding sequence TTGAAAGCACCCGGCAACACGACTCTCGTGCTCGGGTCATGCCTGGCCGCCAGCCTGGCGGCCCTGCTGGCCATGTCGATCACTCTGGGATCAGAAAGGCGCAGGAGTTCGGATGTGCTGGCCGAGGCACGCGAGGCCATAGCGCTGATGGATACCCTTGTCTCGGCCGATTCCAGCATAGGTGCATTCCGCGACTCGGTCGACTACTACAGGGACCTCGCCCTGTCCCTCCGGCTGCGCATCGCGGCAGACAGCACGGCGGCAGTCTATCCCGACTACTACCTGATCATCGACACGGGCCAGAACAGGTTCCACCTGAGAAGGGGAGACCTGCTCGTCAGATCCGGCTACTGCGGGACCGGCAAGGGCTGGACCTCCAACGGCACCGGCGAATCCTGGGACTTCAGCACGCCGCGCGGGCTAAGGCATGTCCTCGGGAACGGCACCAACCCCTACTGGTTCAGGCCGGACTGGTTCTGGCTCGAGCAGAACATGCAGCCGCCGGATCCCGGCCAGGTCGTCATGCTCCCGCAGGATCTGACCTACGCCGAGCAGATAGCCTTCTACAACGACTCTCTCGATGCGTCCGAGAGGCTCTACGTCAGGCAGGTGCCAGGCGTGCTCGGATCCTACAAGATCGACCTCGGAGGCGGCGTGCTCCTGCACTATGGCACCGGAAGGGGCAACAACGTGAGCCACGGCTGCATACGGTTGGGCAGCGCCGATCTGGAGGCCCTGTACAGGACCCTTCCCGTCGGTGCGCCCGTCCTCATCTACTGA
- a CDS encoding PQQ-binding-like beta-propeller repeat protein, producing the protein MTIRSETLAGRLLSSRFGPLWAVLGAAGLAVVAILAFRGSRAERPEEPGQAQGTITVPAIPDSIRDEIPSTWAQPRNDPAGRGVWGPDIQAPLDTLWRIHTGLEFFAAPALCGSTLYFGGSDGTFRAVDATDGAVLWSFGTSCGLSGEAAVGATTVFFSGQDGYAYALDLSTGALVWKTGLGYHLFASIGILGDSIVVTGNSAGSIAALDARTGDLVWSASPGGVVLGPAVADTVAVFTTEDGIVCAYGAGGEEIWRRDFPAQASAPSVSGGSVYVGFADGVVRSLDLSSGAVVWETDLTSQPVRTVVSRPVVEGGRVFAGTCDSRVVCLSEDGGALLWETGLENWVQVPPAVGDENVYVCCDDRRFHILDAATGALESSMEMGGYAGTAPIIANGSVFFGTASGDFFAFLGTLGDSGGQP; encoded by the coding sequence GTGACGATCCGGTCGGAAACCCTGGCGGGCAGGCTCCTTTCCTCGCGGTTCGGGCCTCTGTGGGCCGTGCTCGGCGCGGCCGGCCTGGCCGTCGTCGCCATCCTCGCCTTCAGGGGATCCCGCGCCGAGCGCCCGGAAGAGCCCGGCCAGGCGCAGGGCACCATCACGGTGCCGGCCATACCGGATTCCATCAGGGACGAGATCCCCTCCACCTGGGCCCAGCCCCGCAACGATCCAGCCGGCCGGGGCGTGTGGGGTCCCGACATCCAGGCCCCCCTGGACACCCTCTGGAGGATCCATACCGGTCTGGAGTTCTTCGCGGCCCCGGCCCTCTGCGGCAGCACACTCTACTTCGGTGGAAGCGACGGAACCTTCCGCGCGGTAGACGCCACCGACGGCGCGGTGCTCTGGTCGTTCGGGACCTCGTGCGGCCTGAGCGGCGAGGCGGCCGTCGGCGCCACGACCGTCTTCTTCAGCGGGCAGGACGGATACGCCTACGCCCTCGACCTTTCGACCGGAGCCCTTGTCTGGAAGACAGGCCTCGGATACCATCTCTTCGCGTCGATAGGGATCCTCGGCGACTCGATCGTGGTAACCGGCAACTCCGCCGGTTCGATCGCCGCGCTGGACGCGCGCACCGGTGACCTTGTGTGGTCTGCGTCGCCGGGTGGCGTCGTGCTGGGTCCGGCCGTGGCAGACACCGTCGCCGTCTTCACCACCGAGGACGGTATCGTGTGCGCCTACGGCGCCGGGGGGGAGGAGATCTGGAGGCGCGACTTCCCGGCCCAGGCCTCGGCTCCTTCCGTTTCCGGCGGATCGGTCTACGTGGGCTTCGCCGACGGGGTCGTGAGGAGCCTGGACCTCTCCTCCGGGGCGGTCGTGTGGGAGACCGACCTCACCTCTCAACCCGTGAGGACCGTGGTTTCCAGGCCGGTAGTCGAGGGAGGACGGGTTTTCGCCGGCACCTGCGACAGCAGGGTCGTGTGCCTTTCCGAAGACGGGGGAGCCCTGCTGTGGGAGACCGGGCTCGAGAACTGGGTCCAGGTTCCTCCGGCGGTGGGAGACGAGAACGTCTACGTCTGCTGTGACGACAGACGGTTCCACATACTCGACGCCGCCACTGGCGCCCTGGAGTCGAGCATGGAGATGGGCGGCTACGCGGGCACCGCCCCGATCATCGCCAACGGTTCGGTCTTCTTCGGCACCGCCTCGGGCGATTTCTTCGCGTTCCTGGGCACGCTGGGCGATTCCGGCGGCCAGCCTTGA
- the cmk gene encoding (d)CMP kinase, with the protein MDGPAGSGKSTTARLVAEVLGFCYLDTGAMYRMTALLASRSPAASKDPDAVARIAGASSMSAGPEGAFLDGEDVTSLIRTSELGEAASLLSASPPVRRAMVAKQREASAGRDIVAEGRDMGTVVFPDALLKVYVTADIAVRGIRRTRDLACRSGARPSEVFVDVVESLMKRDARDRERPDSPLRRASDAFLLDTSAMSVGEQVERVVSLFRTAGRHGA; encoded by the coding sequence ATCGACGGACCCGCCGGTTCGGGCAAGAGCACCACCGCGCGCCTCGTCGCGGAGGTGCTCGGTTTCTGTTATCTGGACACCGGTGCCATGTACCGCATGACCGCCCTCCTCGCCTCCAGAAGCCCTGCAGCTTCCAAGGACCCCGATGCCGTCGCCCGGATCGCGGGCGCGAGCTCGATGTCCGCCGGCCCCGAGGGAGCCTTCCTCGACGGGGAGGACGTAACCTCCCTCATCCGCACATCCGAACTCGGCGAGGCCGCCAGCCTCCTGTCCGCCTCGCCCCCGGTCAGGCGGGCGATGGTGGCTAAGCAGCGCGAGGCTTCCGCCGGCCGCGACATCGTTGCCGAGGGCCGCGACATGGGCACCGTCGTCTTCCCCGACGCCCTCCTGAAGGTCTATGTCACCGCGGACATCGCAGTGAGAGGAATCCGCAGGACGAGGGACCTGGCCTGCCGCTCCGGCGCCCGTCCCTCCGAGGTCTTCGTCGATGTCGTGGAAAGCCTGATGAAGAGGGACGCCAGGGACAGGGAGAGACCCGACAGCCCTCTCAGGCGCGCTTCCGACGCCTTTCTGCTGGACACCAGCGCCATGTCCGTCGGAGAGCAGGTCGAGAGGGTCGTGTCCCTGTTCCGTACGGCCGGGAGGCACGGAGCATGA
- the scpB gene encoding SMC-Scp complex subunit ScpB, whose translation MLDVTARAIEGLLFAADRPLSIEEICDLTGSGADTVTQAIGRIRASLEDEGHAMILQEAAGTWRMVSDPAIGATVAQLYEERRPGRLSRAAVETLAVIAYNQPCTRAAIEAIRGVNCDSAVKSLLERSLIRICGRQETPGRPLTYSTTEGFLNYFGLDDIDHLPRRREIEELIGTEGAADGADLFSN comes from the coding sequence ATGCTCGACGTGACGGCTCGCGCGATCGAAGGTCTGCTCTTCGCCGCCGACAGGCCCCTGAGCATCGAGGAGATCTGCGACCTCACCGGATCGGGCGCCGATACCGTGACGCAGGCAATCGGCAGGATCAGGGCCTCTCTCGAGGACGAGGGTCATGCGATGATCCTCCAGGAGGCCGCCGGTACGTGGAGGATGGTGTCCGATCCAGCCATCGGGGCCACGGTCGCACAGCTCTACGAGGAGAGGAGGCCCGGCAGGCTCAGCAGGGCCGCCGTGGAGACGCTCGCGGTGATAGCCTACAACCAGCCCTGCACCAGGGCCGCCATCGAGGCCATACGCGGCGTCAACTGCGACAGCGCTGTGAAGTCGCTGCTAGAGAGGAGCCTGATCCGCATCTGCGGCAGGCAGGAGACTCCGGGCAGGCCCCTGACCTACTCAACGACAGAGGGCTTCCTCAACTACTTCGGCCTGGACGACATTGACCACCTCCCGCGCAGGCGGGAGATAGAGGAACTCATTGGTACGGAAGGAGCCGCCGATGGCGCCGACCTCTTCTCGAACTAG
- a CDS encoding 50S ribosome-binding GTPase, protein MTYCFPGRVHAGYLVLAGGANSGKSSLFNSLVGRTISPVTQGRGTTRLPLSGVCHDPGSGGQVCIIDTPPLRTALGLEILGWMDAACLIVDATKLDEELASPETERFLDLFSGRPVLLGLTHVDHFPPGLWQALINQACLFRAFTGAHAICPPRGTGVPGLLRDMLRSLPPRRMLFPGDCTTLHSERFLVSEVIRTELFRVLPEEIATTTAVQIEEFSMRDSKTYVRANLVVSRHSYKGIIIGRRGQTLQRITDCAAKGAGALLDRTVLPDLWVKVRESWPDNPHDLLEFGYVV, encoded by the coding sequence TTGACATACTGCTTCCCGGGCAGGGTCCATGCCGGCTATCTCGTCCTGGCGGGCGGGGCGAACTCCGGCAAGTCCTCTCTCTTCAACAGCCTCGTCGGGAGGACGATCTCTCCGGTCACACAGGGGCGGGGAACGACCCGGCTGCCCCTGTCCGGGGTATGCCACGATCCGGGGTCCGGGGGACAGGTCTGCATCATCGATACACCGCCCCTCCGGACGGCCCTGGGGCTCGAGATCCTCGGCTGGATGGACGCGGCCTGCCTGATCGTAGATGCCACGAAGCTCGACGAGGAGCTCGCATCGCCCGAGACGGAGAGGTTCCTCGACCTCTTTTCCGGAAGGCCGGTCCTGCTGGGTCTGACCCACGTCGATCACTTCCCGCCCGGCCTCTGGCAGGCGCTGATCAACCAGGCCTGTCTGTTCCGCGCCTTCACCGGCGCCCATGCCATCTGCCCGCCGAGGGGGACGGGAGTGCCCGGTCTGCTCCGGGACATGCTCCGATCCCTGCCGCCCAGGCGGATGCTCTTCCCCGGAGACTGCACCACGCTCCACTCCGAGCGCTTCCTCGTATCCGAGGTGATACGGACGGAGCTCTTCAGGGTCCTGCCCGAGGAGATCGCCACGACCACCGCGGTCCAGATCGAGGAGTTCTCCATGCGCGACTCCAAGACCTACGTCAGGGCGAATCTCGTCGTGTCGAGGCACTCCTACAAGGGCATCATCATCGGCAGGAGAGGGCAGACTCTCCAGAGGATCACCGACTGCGCCGCGAAGGGGGCCGGAGCTCTCCTGGACAGGACCGTCCTGCCGGACCTCTGGGTGAAGGTGAGGGAATCCTGGCCCGACAACCCTCACGACCTGCTCGAGTTCGGCTATGTCGTCTGA
- a CDS encoding lysophospholipid acyltransferase family protein, translating to MMDGRSMHAIQRCGRAVFRIVFGLRISVAGRIPRTGGLLIASNHISDMDPPVLGSCIPRTVRFMAKSELFRGRALSWMFTQLGAFPVNRRGVDRTALRTAESILGDGGALLIFPEGTRSMDGRPLPPKPGVGLLASKMGVPVLPAFLHGTDRPLSALARRPRFSVCLGRLIFPAEMEEAGRSGGTSAMAGLVMDRIVETGAEAGLIRAERSAN from the coding sequence ATGATGGACGGCCGCTCGATGCATGCCATCCAGAGATGCGGCCGGGCCGTCTTCCGGATCGTCTTCGGTCTGAGGATCAGCGTGGCCGGCAGGATTCCCCGCACGGGCGGCCTCCTGATAGCAAGCAACCACATCTCCGACATGGATCCGCCCGTTCTCGGGAGCTGCATCCCCAGGACGGTGCGCTTCATGGCGAAGAGCGAGCTGTTCAGGGGCCGGGCGCTGTCATGGATGTTCACGCAGCTCGGAGCATTCCCCGTGAACAGGAGGGGAGTGGACCGCACCGCCCTGAGGACCGCAGAGTCGATCCTCGGGGATGGCGGCGCCCTCCTCATCTTCCCCGAGGGCACCAGGAGCATGGACGGCAGACCCCTTCCTCCGAAGCCGGGCGTCGGCTTGCTCGCATCGAAGATGGGTGTCCCCGTGCTGCCGGCATTCCTGCACGGCACCGACAGGCCGCTCTCCGCGCTCGCGCGGAGGCCGCGCTTCTCCGTGTGCCTGGGCAGGCTCATCTTCCCCGCAGAGATGGAGGAGGCCGGCAGGTCGGGCGGTACTTCCGCCATGGCCGGGCTGGTGATGGACAGGATAGTGGAAACAGGTGCCGAAGCTGGCCTGATACGGGCCGAGAGGAGTGCGAATTGA
- a CDS encoding segregation/condensation protein A encodes MSSEACRISLEQFEGPLDLLLYLIRRDELDIREVRVAEVAGQYLAYIRAAVELDLDVASEYLVMAATLASIKSRALLPARNLAPEEDPERTLMRQLVLYRAFREVAAELRESEEVWRNAFPAPGERERWASDAPPRAEPGSVSLLDLLRALDELSTPSVEPVQRYRRPELTISECVEMISARLRHGRGISLGDLLGPGSDRRLLVAFFVTILELSRQGLVRFTQRAPFGDLLLEREEAWSESSRTLLTRSFG; translated from the coding sequence ATGTCGTCTGAAGCCTGCAGGATCAGCCTCGAGCAGTTCGAGGGCCCCCTCGACCTGCTCCTGTATCTCATCAGGCGCGACGAGCTGGACATCCGCGAGGTGAGGGTAGCCGAGGTGGCGGGGCAGTACCTGGCCTACATACGCGCGGCCGTCGAACTGGATCTCGACGTCGCGAGCGAGTACCTCGTGATGGCGGCCACCCTCGCCAGCATCAAGAGCAGGGCGCTCCTGCCGGCGAGGAACCTGGCTCCCGAGGAGGATCCGGAGCGCACTCTGATGAGGCAGCTCGTTCTCTACAGGGCCTTCAGGGAGGTCGCGGCCGAGCTGCGCGAGAGCGAAGAGGTGTGGCGCAACGCTTTCCCTGCGCCTGGGGAGAGGGAGAGATGGGCTTCAGACGCGCCCCCCCGGGCTGAACCGGGCTCGGTCAGCCTGCTCGACCTGCTGAGGGCTCTCGATGAACTCTCGACTCCCTCCGTGGAGCCCGTCCAGAGGTACAGGAGACCCGAACTGACGATATCCGAATGCGTCGAGATGATTTCGGCCCGGCTCCGCCACGGGAGGGGGATCAGCCTCGGGGATCTCCTGGGCCCGGGATCCGACAGGAGGCTTCTGGTGGCGTTCTTCGTCACGATCCTGGAACTCTCCAGGCAGGGTCTGGTCCGCTTCACGCAGAGAGCCCCGTTCGGCGACCTCCTTCTCGAGCGCGAGGAGGCATGGAGCGAGTCCTCGAGAACGCTTTTAACCCGCTCATTCGGCTGA
- a CDS encoding D-Ala-D-Ala carboxypeptidase family metallohydrolase, translated as MTLTCLAWLLVFSTSSDPDPGPARIGLGVDGSMLPGSRMSLMCHPGEMLDLSTAVPCTWTFSAGEPSSSEGVSATWTAPRSHGTFRLTLASGEAVQEYAVIVVVDASRWRTPTLNSYPVGLYGDGNSRGDNPESFVELGANGGGVRLSSHFTLGEFLGHTEGAYPQYLALDLRLVDKLEALIEAVGREYPEPVDINVMSGYRTPDYNRSIGNETDFSAHLYGTAADIWLEGFPPNGLMDDIDRNKRIDVSDGEHAVDIVRRIEASGGISVGGASAYRWTQQHGPFVHIDVRGRPASWQTQLNLVPDPVI; from the coding sequence ATGACTCTCACATGCCTCGCCTGGCTCCTCGTCTTCTCGACCTCGAGCGATCCCGACCCGGGTCCGGCCCGGATCGGCCTCGGGGTCGACGGGAGCATGCTGCCTGGTTCGAGAATGTCTCTGATGTGCCATCCCGGCGAGATGCTCGACCTCTCGACGGCCGTGCCCTGCACCTGGACCTTCTCTGCGGGGGAGCCCTCATCCTCGGAAGGCGTCTCGGCGACCTGGACGGCGCCGCGGAGCCACGGCACCTTCAGGCTCACGCTGGCCTCGGGCGAAGCGGTGCAGGAATATGCGGTCATTGTGGTGGTCGACGCCTCGAGATGGAGGACCCCGACGCTCAATTCGTACCCGGTCGGGCTGTACGGCGACGGCAACTCGCGCGGCGACAACCCGGAGAGCTTCGTCGAGCTCGGTGCAAACGGAGGCGGAGTGCGGCTCTCGAGCCATTTTACGCTGGGCGAGTTCCTCGGGCATACCGAGGGCGCCTATCCGCAGTACCTCGCCCTCGACCTGAGGCTGGTCGACAAGCTCGAAGCCCTGATAGAGGCCGTTGGGCGCGAGTACCCGGAACCTGTGGACATCAACGTCATGAGCGGCTACAGGACTCCCGACTACAACAGGTCCATAGGCAACGAGACCGATTTCAGCGCGCACCTCTACGGCACTGCCGCAGACATATGGCTCGAGGGCTTCCCGCCCAACGGCCTGATGGACGACATCGACAGGAACAAGAGGATAGACGTTTCGGACGGCGAACACGCCGTGGACATCGTGAGGCGGATCGAGGCATCCGGCGGCATCTCCGTGGGCGGGGCCTCGGCCTACCGCTGGACACAGCAGCACGGCCCGTTCGTGCACATAGACGTCAGGGGCAGGCCCGCGAGCTGGCAGACCCAGCTCAACCTGGTCCCGGATCCAGTCATATAG